The window TGTCCCATACAGCTCAAGACGTATATAACACCCTCACGCTCTTGGTACACTAGGCGGTGCTCTCTATTTATCCTTCTTGAGTATGTTGCATGTTTGAAATACTTTAAACGCTCTGGTTTTCCTAGCCCTTCATCTACACCTTCAGAAAGTATGCTTTTTAGCAATGCAACGATTTTATCAACACAGTTTTGATCCCCATAGCTCTTAAACTGATTGTAT of the Synergistaceae bacterium genome contains:
- a CDS encoding Txe/YoeB family addiction module toxin, with the protein product MIVKFSKTAETEYNQFKSYGDQNCVDKIVALLKSILSEGVDEGLGKPERLKYFKHATYSRRINREHRLVYQEREGVIYVLSCMGHYKK